From Parasteatoda tepidariorum isolate YZ-2023 chromosome 1, CAS_Ptep_4.0, whole genome shotgun sequence, one genomic window encodes:
- the LOC107446404 gene encoding syndetin, which produces MDFTKKIKSLVNLKQTSRSSIDVRSLDSPVEEEEIIHAKEATLSKSWNNPEVEQDILSSIKEVFYSDENFDASQYKLKEISDVPDINEIRAEEAKLKLQLDVVSKKLSALILQNQTALAEELNHVTQMQKSLEEACGVCVESRSLLAQSKRDFTTASLGILASYRKREKLKCLLRSLYMIKTLEETDVRLRELLEEEDYSGAIQLCLECQKAASTFKHFSCISELSSKLQDTLVMTEEQLDVALSKVCSNFNEGQYEKLQEAYNLLGKTQTAVDQLLMHFATAIHNTASKLVLEYTEKNHDQNFQKRQYPDLCKLVEPDSFTACLENLCKALWNIMYSYWCILEWHEIDEANKKSLEDSGTTTTTPDESIDCSYIKQKLEHGRIRIWQDVQQKVKGFLLASDLSSFKFDEFIHILALIQRLMDVGEDFCGSRSEELQESVRKQSVNYFRNYHRGFMEELRTFLENESWEICPVHSAFSAVHLQEFYFLRHNKSFSSSPEKSCSPVKHQSFFLKNPTKNPFEERFHENDTEDIFCLKESETLDRTHYNSDSDDSEIPDELKKDFIDENTEDIPRKMQSKVSKHIGSGRKKPVPILTNTALNVLRSFGKYMQMMSVLKPIAFDVLLCMTHLFDYYMYSVYIFFAKEVSDLKENILSNKLKTTLKRIKRDNLACEIETADSFESNNKDKIPPPSLSPAVNLEKVEDLFGLAERVAAAESLVFLAEQFELLHPNLELLIPSNKKAFLQQFCSQTVSQASELRRPIYAAVSAKTIDYDQIITQMSAVKWDISEIMSQHSQYVDILLRELQVFSMRLSEVSKKVPIPKETYDLLWEYCIKFSNHSFIEGFSQAKKCTNGGRALMQLDYQQFLCKVERLTELQPLPGKELVESYIKAYYMLEQNLEQWIRSHKEYTNKQLISLVNCITQLNKKGRQRLISLIEEGDKLRR; this is translated from the exons atggacttcactaagaaaataaaatctctcgtaaatttaaaacaa ACTAGTCGCTCTTCCATTGATGTCAGAAGTCTGGATTCGCCTGTTGAAGAGGAAGAAATAATTCATGCAAAG GAAGCAACACTATCTAAAAGTTGGAATAATCCAGAAGTTGAACAAGATATCTTGAGCTCCATAAAAGAGGTTTTTTATTCAgatgaaaattttgatgcaagccAATATAAACTTAAG GAAATTTCTGATGTTCCCGATATCAATGAGATCCGTGCAGAAGAAGCAAAATTGAAATTGCAATTAGACGTG GTTTCTAAAAAACTATCAGCACTCATCTTGCAAAATCAGACTGCTTTAGCCGAGGAGTTAAACCATGTCACACAAATGCAAAAATCTTTGGAAGAAGCGTGTGGTGTATGTGTTGAAAGCAGaag tTTACTTGCTCAAAGCAAGAGAGACTTCACAACTGCTAGCTTAGGAATATTGGCTAGCTATAGAAAGCGAGAAAAATTGAAGTGCTTGTTACGATCTCTTTACATGATAAAAACTTTG GAAGAAACAGATGTACGGTTGCGAGAACTATTGGAA gAAGAAGATTATTCTGGTGCCATACAACTATGTTTAGAATGTCAAAAAGCTGCCAGTAcattcaagcatttttcttgcattag tgAGTTGAGCAGCAAACTTCAGGACACTCTTGTGATGACTGAAGAGCAGTTAGATGTAGCCCTTTCCAAAGTTTGTTCCAACTTCAATGAGGGGCAATATGAGAAATTACAAGAAGCATACAATTTGCTCGGAAAGACTCAA actGCTGTTGATCAGCTGCTGATGCATTTTGCCACTGCCATTCATAACACAGCCTCCAAGTTGGTCCTAgaatacacagaaaaaaatcatgatcaGAATTTCCAGAAACGTCAATATCCTGATCTCTGCAAG TTAGTAGAACCTGATAGTTTTACTGCTTGCCTAGAAAATCTGTGCAAAGCATTGTGGAACATCATGTACAGTTACTGGTGTATCTTAGAATGGCATGAAATAGATGAagcaaataagaaaagtttGGAAGATTCAG GGACCACCACTACTACACCTGATGAAAGTATAGACTGCAGCTACATAAAACAGAAGCTGGAACATGGCCGTATCAGAATTTGGCAGGATGTCCAACAAAAAGTCAAAGGATTCCTCCTAGCTTCAGATCTCTCTTCTTTCAAGTTTGACGAATTCATTCATATTCTAGCTTTGATTCAaag GCTCATGGATGTTGGAGAAGATTTTTGTGGAAGTAGATCGGAAGAGTTGCAAGAATCTGTGCGCAAACAATCCGTCAATTATTTTCGAAACTATCAcag AGGTTTCATGGAAGAATTACGCACATTTCTGGAAAATGAGAGCTGGGAAATCTGTCCTGTCCATTCTGCTTTCTCTGCTGTTCATTTACAG gaattttatttcctGCGTCACAATAAATCATTTTCCTCTTCGCCTGAGAAGTCTTGCAGTCCAGTGAAGCATCAgagtttcttcttaaaaaatccCACTAAAAACCCTTTTGAAGAAAGGTTTCATGAAAATGATACTGAGGACATATTTTGTTTGAAGGAG AGTGAAACTTTAGATCGCACCCATTACAATTCAGACAGTGATGACTCTGAAATCCCAGATGAGCTTAAAAAAGACTTCATTGATGAAAACACAGAAGACATTccaagaaaaat GCAATCTAAAGTAAGCAAACACATTGGGAGTGGAAGGAAAAAACCAGTTCCTATTCTAACAAATACTGCATTGAATGTTTTGAGATCATTTG GAAAGTACATGCAGATGATGAGTGTGTTAAAGCCTATTGCTTTTGATGTGTTGCTATGTATGACTCACCTATTTGACTACTATATGTATTCA GTATATATTTTCTTTGCCAAAGAAGTG AGCgatcttaaagaaaatatactcAGTAACAAATTGAAAACGACTTTGAAAAGGATAAAGCGAGACAATTTAGCCTGCGAAATTGAAACTGCAGATTCATTTGAAAGTAACAATAAG GATAAAATTCCTCCACCCAGCCTATCCCCTGCTGTCAATTTGGAGAAAGTGGAAGATCTGTTCGGCTTAGCAGAGAGAGTTGCTGCTGCTGAATCTCT AGTGTTTCTGGCGGAACAGTTTGAGCTGCTACATCCAAATCTTGAGCTGCTCATTCCAAGCAATAAAAAGGCGTTTCTTCAACAGTTTTGTtcacag ACAGTCAGCCAAGCTTCAGAGCTCAGACGTCCAATCTATGCAGCCGTGAGTGCCAAGACAATCGATTACGATCAAATCATCACTCAGATGTCGGCTGTCAAGTGGGACATCAGTGAAATAATGTCCCAACATAGCCAATATGTGGACATACTACTGAGG GAATTGCAGGTGTTCAGCATGAGACTCTCTGAAGTGAGCAAGAAAGTTCCAATACCCAAAGAAACGTACGATCTTCTCTGGGAATATTGtattaagttttcaaatcaTTCCTTTATTGAAGG GTTTTCACAAGCAAAGAAGTGCACAAATGGTGGTAGAGCCCTAATGCAGTTGGATTATCAGCAGTTTCTTTGCAAAGTGGAGCGACTGACTGAGCTGCAGCCCCTCCCAGGGAAGGAGCTTGTAGAAAGCTACATCAAAGCCTATTACATGTTGGAGCAGAATCTGGAACAGTGGATACGTTCACACAag GAGTACACAAATAAGCAGTTGATCAGTTTAGTGAATTGCATAACTCAGCTGAATAAGAAAGGAAGGCAGAGGCTCATCAGTTTAATTGAGGAAGGTGACAAATTAAGAAGGTGA